In one window of Apus apus isolate bApuApu2 unplaced genomic scaffold, bApuApu2.pri.cur manual_scaffold_41_ctg1, whole genome shotgun sequence DNA:
- the LOC127396262 gene encoding olfactory receptor 14J1-like — protein MSNSSSISQFLLLAFADRRELQLLHFWLFLGIYLAALLGNGLIITTIAWDHHLHTPMYFFLLNLSLLDLGCISTTLPKAMANSLWDTTAISYSACAAQVLFFFFFLSAEWSLLTIMCYDRYVAICRPLHYGTLLGSRACVHMAAAAWASGFLSALLHTASTFSLPLCQGNALGQFFCEIPQILKLSCSHSYLRELGLIVVSAFLGFDCFVFMVVSYVQIFRAVLRIPSQQGRHKAFSTCLPHLAVVSLFISTAIFAYLKPPSISSPSLDLVLAILYSVLPPALNPLIYSMRNQELKDALRKVISSLFKSERFKASFQK, from the coding sequence atgtccaacagcagctccatcagccagttcctcctcctggcattcgcagacaggcgggagctgcagctcctgcacttctggctcttcctgggcatctacctggctgccctcctgggcaacggcctcatcatcaccaccatcgcctgggaccaccacctccacacccccatgtacttcttcctgctcaacctctccctcctcgacctgggctgcatctccaccaccctccccaaagccatggccaattccctctgggacaccacGGCCATCTCCTACTCTGCATGTGCTGCTCAggtcttgttcttttttttcttcctctcagcagagtggtcccttctcaccatcatgtgctatgaccgctacgtggccatctgcagacccctgcactacgggaccctcctgggcagcagagcttgtgtccacatggcagcagctgcctgggcctctgggtttctcagtgctctgctgcacacagccagtacattttcactgcccctctgccagggcaatgccctgggacagttcttctgtgagatcccccagatcctcaagctctcctgctcacactcctacctcagggaacttgGGCTTATTGTGGTTAGTGCCTTTTTAGGATTTgactgttttgtcttcatggtggtgtcctatgtgcagatcttcagggctgtgctgaggatcccctctcagcagggaaggcacaaagccttttccacctgcctccctcacctggccgtggtctccctgttcatcagcactgccatctttgcctacctgaagcccccctccatctcctccccatccctggacctggtgcTGGCAATTCTGTACTCAGTGTTACCTCCAGCActgaaccccctcatctacagcatgaggaaccaggagctcaaGGACGCCCTcaggaaagtgatttcttcattgttcaAGAGTGAGAGATTTAAAGCCTCTTTCCAGAAGTGA